Sequence from the Bacillaceae bacterium S4-13-56 genome:
TTATGATGGAGAAGTTCGGAAAGATAAAGTGTTAGTACTTGCTATCGACTTTCCTAACTATGAAAAAAGTTCTATAACACCAGAAGAAACTGATATGTGGTATGAGGATTATACTCATGAACATTTCCAAAATATGATTTTTGGTGAGGATGGGTATGAGGGTCCTAATGGTGAAAACCTTGTATCTATGAAGCAATTTTATGAACAACAATCTGGTGGAAGTTACACAGTTGATGGGAATGTTGCTGGTTGGTATACAGCTAACCATCCTGCTGAATACTACGGTGGAAACTATCCAGATGAAAATGGTTCCGATGCAAGACCTAGAACATTAGTTTATGAAGCTTTAACAAAAGCCGGTCAAGACCCTAATGTAGACTTAAGTGAGTACGATGTTTGGGATCGTGACGACTTTGATGGTGATGGCGTATATAGTGAGCCAGACGGTATCATTGATCACTTGATGGTTATCCATGCAGGTGTTGGTGAAGAAGCTGGTGGTGGATCATTAGGTGGAGATGCGATTTGGTCTCACCGCTGGAATCTTGGTGGACTAATTGCGGTACCAGGTGGAAATTCTAATAGTGACCGATTTGGTGGATTACTAGCAGCTTATGATTATACGATTGAACCTGAAGATGGAGCGGCTGGAGTATTTGCTCACGAATTTGGTCATGACTTAGGATTACCGGATGAATATGATACTTACTACTCAGGTGCTGGGGAAGCTGTTGCTTACTGGTCCATCATGGCAAGTGGTAGCTGGGCCGGAGCAATTGCAGGAACAGAGCCAACTGGATTCAGTCCCTATGCTAAAGAAATGCTACAAGCAAAACACGGCGGGAATTGGTTATCTGGTACAACTTTTGATGCCGATGAAATCACAAGTGAAGGAACGGAAGTATTATTAGATGAAGCTGCTACAAAAGGAACAAATAATGATGCAGTCCGCATCAATCTACCTGACAAAGAAAATACAGTAAACACTCCGACAAGTGGTGTTTATGAATACTTTAGCGGAAGTGGAAATAACCTAGACAATTCTATGACTACTACTGTTGATTTAACAAATGCTACTTCTGCAGAGCTTACGTTTAAAGTTTGGTATGATATTGAAACTGATTGGGACTACGCTTCTGTAAAAGTTAATGGAGAATCCATTGAAGGAAACATAACAACAACTGAAAATCCATTTGATCAAAATCCAGGACATGGTATTACCGGATCTTCTAATGGTTGGGTAGATGCAACCTTTGATCTTTCTGCATATGTTGGTGAAGAAGTTGAGCTTGCGTTTAACTACTGGACAGATGGTTATGTAGCTAACCCTGGGTTCTATGTAGACGACATCTCAGTAGTAGCTGACGGCGCTGTTCTTCTTTCTGATGATGCTGAAGGAGAATCTGCATTTACATTTGAAGGATTTAAGAAAGACAACGGAAAATTCTATTCTGAGCATTACTACTTATTAGAGTGGAGAACCCATAATGGAGTAGACGAAGGCCTTAAAAATATTCGTCGTGGGGCAAGCTTAATGAGTTATGACCAAGGACTAGTTGTTTGGTATGTAGATAATTCCTATGATAACAACTGGACTGGTTATCATCCAGGTGAAGGATATCTAGGGGTAGTTGACGCTAACCAAGATGCAAAATATTGGAGTGATGGTGAAGTAGCAAGTACACGCTATTTGCTTAATGACGCAGCCTTTAGCTTAAACAAAGGAGATAAGATGTTCCTTGATTATTCAAGTTTACTTGGAGTTACGTTAAAAGATAATAAAACATCTCAAA
This genomic interval carries:
- a CDS encoding immune inhibitor A, producing MNKKKLLSSAMILSLGLSSLTMGAAPVTEAQSVSKGVVSPVSSPIDLGIANDDRLIEMLKKEGKISENATRAEAEKALSAYLQAKANSTGKTLDKLPGEQIGNLKDAGLEKNNNGLQQGKGNKLGQTKGEVSSIDEEAYDGEVRKDKVLVLAIDFPNYEKSSITPEETDMWYEDYTHEHFQNMIFGEDGYEGPNGENLVSMKQFYEQQSGGSYTVDGNVAGWYTANHPAEYYGGNYPDENGSDARPRTLVYEALTKAGQDPNVDLSEYDVWDRDDFDGDGVYSEPDGIIDHLMVIHAGVGEEAGGGSLGGDAIWSHRWNLGGLIAVPGGNSNSDRFGGLLAAYDYTIEPEDGAAGVFAHEFGHDLGLPDEYDTYYSGAGEAVAYWSIMASGSWAGAIAGTEPTGFSPYAKEMLQAKHGGNWLSGTTFDADEITSEGTEVLLDEAATKGTNNDAVRINLPDKENTVNTPTSGVYEYFSGSGNNLDNSMTTTVDLTNATSAELTFKVWYDIETDWDYASVKVNGESIEGNITTTENPFDQNPGHGITGSSNGWVDATFDLSAYVGEEVELAFNYWTDGYVANPGFYVDDISVVADGAVLLSDDAEGESAFTFEGFKKDNGKFYSEHYYLLEWRTHNGVDEGLKNIRRGASLMSYDQGLVVWYVDNSYDNNWTGYHPGEGYLGVVDANQDAKYWSDGEVASTRYLLNDAAFSLNKGDKMFLDYSSLLGVTLKDNKTSQTPLFNDGFDYSNPGLVDAGRNVSDYGLKFRVVGQSEDGTVGKILLFK